A stretch of Culicoidibacter larvae DNA encodes these proteins:
- the treR gene encoding trehalose operon repressor yields MNKYYEIYEDLKAKILNNEYRELLPSENQLTEIYGVTRNTIRRAIDLLASDGFVVSKKGKGVFVLENRSVEFAISGLESFREVMIRTGEKFKTDVAEFGAMIADEQLAKQSGFTPGTVLTHIKRVRSLQNERIILDVNYFVEQLIPGLTKEVAEQSIYTFIEQELNIEIGIAKKSIVIERATEMDYQYLDMLDFDLVVVVHNFVYLQDGVLFEYTQSRHRPDRFIFTDIARR; encoded by the coding sequence ATGAACAAATATTATGAGATTTATGAAGATTTGAAAGCAAAGATTTTAAATAATGAGTATCGGGAGCTGTTGCCTTCTGAAAATCAACTGACCGAGATTTATGGGGTGACGCGTAATACTATTCGTAGGGCTATTGATCTACTTGCCAGTGATGGTTTTGTTGTCAGTAAAAAAGGCAAGGGTGTTTTTGTGCTTGAGAATCGCTCGGTTGAATTTGCTATCAGTGGTTTGGAAAGTTTTCGCGAGGTTATGATTCGAACCGGGGAAAAATTTAAAACTGATGTTGCTGAGTTTGGGGCGATGATTGCTGATGAGCAGTTAGCAAAGCAGAGCGGGTTTACGCCGGGGACGGTGCTGACACATATTAAGCGGGTGCGTTCGTTGCAAAATGAGCGGATTATTCTTGATGTTAATTATTTTGTTGAACAATTGATTCCTGGACTTACTAAGGAAGTTGCTGAACAGTCGATTTATACTTTTATTGAGCAAGAACTAAATATTGAGATTGGTATTGCTAAAAAGAGTATTGTGATTGAACGGGCTACAGAGATGGACTATCAATATTTGGATATGCTTGACTTTGACTTAGTAGTCGTTGTGCATAACTTTGTTTATTTACAGGACGGGGTATTGTTTGAGTATACGCAGTCGCG